A portion of the Trachemys scripta elegans isolate TJP31775 chromosome 11, CAS_Tse_1.0, whole genome shotgun sequence genome contains these proteins:
- the ZNF804A gene encoding zinc finger protein 804A, giving the protein MECYYIVISSTHLSNGHFRNIKGVFRGPLSKNGNKTLDYAEKENTIAKALEDLKANFYCELCDKQYYKHQEFDNHINSYDHAHKQRLKELKQREFARNVASKSRKDERKQEKALQRLHKLAELRKEAACAPGSGPMFKSTTVTVRDNFHEIPQSTIIDSSNKQQNFNCTLMHNAQNAKEVTSSAFSASESASNNKSDTHKLGDQVQGGHGHKIGFSFAFPKKASVKLESSAAVFYEYNDETSSEHGFSRRSRFVPGACNFQFPSATEIVLCSEEKQNYIHPLMEKGTDTAEASEVQESKELSNKENNIILDNTVLVPADSHLKQPVSCDLDGYCVDISSTTLRDQSLSTVTVNNQVLHVESHSSERLGKKSPALDITDDCLPLQDITEENDKYINSESSTTEAEIKKLGSDVHMSSNSEGESTVLQNKQETHKRPCEPFVPVLSKHGSSVLQWPSEMLIYTNTEPSISYSCNPLCFDFKTSRASDCMEKTKHQSNVAHSHHKTESNQSLVLDDTGKSISECADYKTEINKNACEQATSLITDVSLAKSCEPATNQDKMCLDASFRTGKTEKYHISKGHIRQDTMIDDKHNKVWNKETHKRWFHTNRKRKKRRKLCHHHHEETAKADAEVSSTAEQEINYVNEEKHQHLQNTSGKCRDEIGSIWLATEQLQQSCQKLGIENSAHKRTMSTSTHIHGDKGPCGTWNTKNSDDHCIGSEPLHRKYKANSHRQSKQLTLNSGRHNLMYSRTLCRCKVRRASCSPDHKCLEKCTSQSQSIKRAYNFLTDEPERSHRKRRQHTYSCSSDESSCRQAFLSEEYLRQTSNLAAHCKPKRKRRRKRSRTHHIFVNQEPRRNENHRPSRGNSTLNILGELLTQENIQQTKTQPIKDYTENVLQTTQLVENKFTLQSDCLLLSESNKSTECSAVESSPSTFLEDFTHSSASVIEHSILTTATPENKLEEEKKHENVRAHKSQAPYKVPSIDRNVEQTPRKSYLCQYEVAETIPQEKINDATSEWLWYNSGTFNSPPPLSFKEAHTNSHTFLTTEQILAPFTLPDQTLIFPPENHGKFKDLQFEAYQQLMQQNMLANKVKFAFPPTVIQPSNSPLQPLPLQQPLCSTSVTTIHHTVLQQHAAAAAAASTFKVLQPHQQFLSQVPTLSRTPLPHLSVGPRLCPGTHTTFVAPPQLPLIPTSVLHPSHLAFPPLPHALFPSLLSPHPAVIPLQPLF; this is encoded by the exons agaCTCAAGGAACtgaaacagagggagtttgctcGAAATGTAGCTTCCAAGTCAAGAAAAGATGAAAGGAAACAGGAAAAGGCCCTCCAACGTTTGCACAAGTTAGCTGAACTGAGGAAAGAGGCAGCATG tgctcCTGGGAGTGGTCCCATGTTCAAGTCCACTACAGTTACTGTGAGAGATAATTTCCATGAAATTCCACAAAGTACTATCATAGACTCTTCTAACAAACAACAAAATTTCAATTGTACATTAATGCACAATGCACAGAATGCAAAAGAAGTTACTTCTAGTGCTTTTTCTGCTTCTGAAAGCGCAAGTAATAACAAATCTGACACTCACAAACTTGGGGATCAAGTACAAGGAGGCCATGGACATAAAATAGGATTCTCTTTTGCTTTTCCTAAGAAAGCATCAGTGAAGTTGGAGTCCTCAGCTGCTGTTTTCTATGAATATAATGATGAAACATCTAGTGAACATGGATTTAGCAGAAGAAGTAGATTTGTTCCAGGAGCTTGTAATTTTCAGTTTCCATCAGCAACAGAAATAGTTTTGTGCTCTGAGGAGAAACAAAATTACATTCACCCACTGATGGAAAAAGGTACTGACACAGCAGAAGCTTCTGAAGTTCAGGAGTCAAAAGAACTATCCAATAAAGAGAATAATATAATACTAGATAATACAGTATTAGTTCCTGCTGATTCTCATTTGAAACAACCTGTGTCTTGTGATTTGGATGGCTATTGTGTTGATATCAGTTCAACAACATTACGAGATCAATCATTGTCCACAGTTACCGTTAATAATCAGGTGCTACACGTAGAAAGTCACAGTTCTGAGAGGTTGGGAAAGAAATCCCCAGCTCTTGATATCACTGATGATTGCTTACCTTTGCAAGATATCACAGAGGAaaatgataaatacattaatagtGAGTCATCCACAACtgaagcagaaattaaaaaaCTTGGGTCTGATGTACATATGTCATCAAATTCTGAAGGCGAGAGTACAGTCttacaaaacaaacaagagaCACATAAAAGACCTTGTGAACCATTTGTTCCTGTTCTGAGCAAACATGGATCGTCTGTTCTTCAGTGGCCCTCTGAAATGTTAATTTACACAAATACAGAACCATCCATTTCATATAGCTGTAATCCTTTATGTTTTGACTTCAAGACATCAAGAGCAAGTGACTGTATGGAGAAAACTAAACATCAGTCAAATGTAGCTCATTCTCATCACAAAACTGAGTCCAACCAGAGTCTTGTTTTAGATGACACAGGTAAATCTATTTCAGAATGTGCTGATTACAAAacagaaattaataaaaatgcGTGCGAGCAAGCAACATCACTTATAACAGATGTTTCGTTAGCTAAAAGCTGTGAACCTGCAACAAATCAAGATAAAATGTGCTTGGATGCCTCTTTCAGGactggaaaaacagaaaaataccaCATTTCCAAAGGCCATATACGACAGGACACCATGATAGATGATAAACACAACAAAGTCTGGAACAAAGAAACTCACAAAAGATGGTTTCACacaaataggaaaaggaaaaaaaggagaaaattatgTCATCACCATCATGAGGAAACAGCAAAGGCAGATGCTGAAGTTTCTTCAACAGCTGAACAGGAAATTAATTATGTCAATGAAGAAAAACATCAGCACCTTCAGAATACTTCAGGGAAGTGCAGAGATGAAATTGGAAGCATATGGTTAGCTACAGAGCAGTTACAACAGTCATGTCAAAAACTTGGCATTGAAAACAGCGCTCACAAAAGAACCATGTCCACATCAACACACATACATGGTGACAAAGGACCATGTGGGACTTGGAACACAAAAAATAGTGATGACCACTGCATTGGCTCTGAACCTCTGCACAGAAAGTACAAAGCAAACTCTCATAGGCAATCAAAACAACTGACTTTGAATTCGGGAAGACATAACTTAATGTATTCTAGAACATTATGTAGATGTAAGGTCAGAAGAGCTAGCTGTAGCCCAGATCATAAATGTTTGGAAAAATGTACAAGTCAAAGCCAGTCCATCAAGAGAGCCTACAACTTTCTGACTGATGAACCTGAAAGATCCCATCGAAAGCGAAGACAACATACATATTCTTGTTCATCAGATGAAAGTTCATGTAGACAAGCATTTTTATCAGAAGAGTATCTCAGGCAAACAAGTAATTTAGCTGCACATTGTAAGCCtaaaaggaaaaggaggagaaaaagatcTAGAACTCATCACATATTTGtcaaccaagaaccaagaagaaATGAAAACCATAGACCTTCCAGAGGCAATTctacattaaatattttgggggaacTGTTAACTCAAGAAAATatacaacaaacaaaaactcaaCCCATAAAAGATTATACAGAAAATGTGTTGCAAACAACACAGCTCGTAGAAAACAAGTTCACTCTACAATCTGATTGTTTACTTTTATCAGAAAGTAACAAGTCAACAGAGTGTTCAGCAGTGGAGAGCTCTCCAAGTACATTTTTGGAGGACTTCACGCATTCCTCTGCTTCTGTTATTGAACATAGTATTCTGACAACTGCAACACCAGAGAACAAgctagaagaagaaaagaaacatgaAAATGTAAGGGCTCATAAAAGTCAAGCTCCTTATAAAGTGCCCAGTATTGACAGAAATGTGGAACAAACTCCTCGTAAATCATATCTATGCCAATATGAAGTAGCAGAGACCATAccacaagaaaaaataaatgatgcAACCAGTGAATGGCTGTGGTATAATTCAGGCACATTTAACAGCCCTCCACCTTTGTCATTCAAAGAAGCACATACAAATAGTCATACCTTTTTAACCACTGAACAGATACTTGCCCCATTTACGTTGCCTGATCAGACATTGATATTTCCCCCAGAAAACCATGGAAAATTCAAAGACTTGCAATTTGAGGCCTATCAGCAGCTCATGCAGCAAAACATGCTGGCGAACAAGGTGAAGTTTGCCTTTCCTCCCACTGTAATCCAACCTTCTAATTCTCCTCTGCAGCCTTTGCCCTTGCAGCAGCCATTATGCTCTACCTCTGTAACCACAATCCATCACACTGTTTTACAGCAGCATGCTGCCGCTGCTGCCGCTGCTAGTACATTTAAGGTTCTCCAGCCTCACCAACAGTTTCTTTCACAGGTCCCAACCCTATCAAGAACACCTTTACCTCATCTCTCAGTAGGACCTAGACTTTGTCCAGGAACCCACACAACTTTTGTTGCTCCACCACAATTGCCACTAATTCCAACTTCTGTCCTTCATCCGAGTCACCTGGCTTTCCCCCCATTACCTCATGCATTGTTTCCTTCGCTCCTTTCACCGCACCCAGCTGTCATTCCATTGCAGCCCCTCTTCTAG